From a region of the Pseudoxanthomonas sp. X-1 genome:
- a CDS encoding protein-disulfide reductase DsbD, which translates to MSLISRLARPLALLALLVPTLPATAADPSDLLPVEQAFVLDAQAKPDGIGLHWKIADGYYLYRHRISVEAQGGGFAAGTLQLPDGDKHVDEFFGPVETYRKQLDALLPGKASTAGQVTLKVRYQGCADAGLCYPPQTRTVQVAVPAAATPGAGTGLGLPLGGATAGSGSSLLGTPAAVPGATDAAPLPEAQAFAFEAIADGGNQLLLRFTPAKGYYLYRDRTQLALHGAEGLSLGAPRWPPGKAHRDEHFGEVTVYFDQVEVPVPVIRDRAEAAKATLEVTFQGCQTDGICYPPMTRQVALALPAGTVTPPEARAVALAAPVALEAGTPNPAPTAPAPAEVPRSTPPPDVLARADQGAGGMSGWLLALVAALLGGLILNVMPCVLPVLSLKALSLAESGRGRARAGALAYTAGVLLSFLLVGGVALALRATGQALGWGFQLQQPLVTGALAYLMFAVGLSLSGVFAVGYGLAGVGRGLSERGGLSGDFFTGVLAVVVASPCTAPFMGSALTFAFAAPVPVALAVFALLGLGLALPFLLIGLVPALAARLPRPGAWMDTLKQVLAFPMYLTAVWMLWVLGKQRGIDAVGLALVGLVVLALGLWAFQRVRFQTAPLRRGVAVVVLIASLVPLVLLHRLPAASAPATTAAADGVETYSPQRLDALRKQGKVVFVDMTADWCVTCKANEKAVLSGDEFKQAMQSAGAVLMRGDWTNVDPQITAFLQAHKAVGVPLYVVFPKSGGEGEVLPTVLTTPMVRDALQRASAR; encoded by the coding sequence ATGTCGCTGATCTCCCGTCTGGCCCGTCCGCTGGCCCTGCTCGCCCTGCTCGTTCCCACCCTGCCGGCCACGGCGGCCGACCCGTCCGACCTGTTGCCGGTCGAGCAGGCCTTCGTGCTGGACGCGCAGGCCAAACCCGACGGCATCGGCCTGCACTGGAAGATCGCCGACGGCTACTACCTGTACCGGCATCGGATCTCGGTGGAGGCGCAGGGCGGCGGGTTCGCCGCCGGCACGCTGCAGCTGCCGGACGGCGACAAGCACGTCGACGAGTTCTTCGGGCCGGTGGAGACCTACCGCAAGCAGCTCGATGCGCTCCTGCCGGGCAAGGCCTCGACCGCCGGCCAGGTCACGCTGAAGGTGCGTTACCAGGGCTGCGCCGACGCCGGACTCTGCTATCCGCCGCAGACCCGCACCGTGCAGGTGGCGGTGCCGGCCGCCGCCACGCCGGGCGCCGGCACGGGGCTGGGCCTGCCGCTCGGCGGTGCCACCGCCGGTAGCGGCTCGTCGCTGCTTGGGACGCCGGCCGCCGTGCCGGGGGCCACCGATGCGGCGCCCCTGCCGGAGGCGCAGGCCTTCGCCTTCGAGGCCATCGCCGACGGCGGCAACCAGCTGCTGCTGCGTTTCACCCCGGCCAAGGGCTATTACCTGTACCGCGACCGCACTCAGCTGGCGCTGCACGGCGCCGAGGGGCTGTCGCTGGGCGCGCCGCGCTGGCCGCCGGGCAAGGCGCATCGCGACGAGCACTTCGGCGAGGTCACGGTGTACTTCGACCAGGTCGAGGTGCCGGTGCCGGTGATCCGCGACCGCGCCGAGGCGGCCAAGGCCACGCTGGAGGTCACCTTCCAGGGCTGCCAGACCGACGGCATCTGCTATCCGCCGATGACGCGCCAGGTCGCGCTTGCGCTGCCGGCCGGCACGGTGACGCCGCCTGAAGCGCGCGCCGTGGCCCTGGCCGCGCCGGTGGCCCTGGAGGCTGGCACACCCAACCCCGCGCCGACCGCGCCGGCCCCGGCCGAGGTGCCGCGCTCGACGCCGCCGCCGGACGTGCTGGCGCGCGCCGACCAGGGCGCCGGCGGCATGTCCGGCTGGCTGCTGGCCCTGGTCGCCGCGCTGCTGGGCGGGCTGATCCTCAACGTGATGCCCTGCGTGCTGCCGGTGCTCTCGCTCAAGGCCTTGTCCCTGGCCGAGAGCGGGCGCGGCCGGGCGCGCGCCGGCGCCCTGGCCTATACCGCTGGCGTACTGCTCAGCTTCCTGCTGGTCGGCGGCGTGGCGCTGGCCCTGCGCGCCACGGGCCAGGCGCTGGGCTGGGGCTTCCAGCTGCAGCAGCCGCTGGTGACCGGGGCGCTGGCCTACCTGATGTTCGCCGTGGGCCTGAGCCTGTCGGGCGTGTTCGCCGTCGGCTACGGGCTGGCCGGGGTCGGCCGCGGGCTGAGCGAGCGCGGCGGGCTGTCCGGCGACTTCTTCACCGGCGTGCTGGCAGTGGTGGTGGCCAGCCCGTGCACGGCACCGTTCATGGGCTCGGCGCTGACCTTCGCCTTCGCCGCGCCGGTGCCGGTGGCGCTGGCGGTGTTCGCGCTGCTGGGCCTGGGCCTGGCGCTGCCGTTCCTGCTGATCGGGCTGGTGCCGGCGCTGGCCGCACGCCTGCCGCGTCCCGGCGCGTGGATGGACACGCTCAAGCAGGTGCTGGCCTTCCCGATGTACCTGACCGCGGTGTGGATGCTGTGGGTGCTGGGCAAGCAGCGCGGCATCGACGCGGTCGGCCTGGCCCTGGTCGGGCTGGTGGTGCTGGCGCTGGGGCTGTGGGCATTCCAGCGCGTGCGCTTCCAGACCGCGCCGCTGCGACGCGGCGTGGCGGTGGTGGTGCTGATCGCCTCGCTGGTGCCGCTGGTACTGCTGCATCGGCTGCCGGCCGCGAGCGCGCCCGCCACCACCGCGGCGGCCGACGGCGTGGAGACCTACTCGCCGCAGCGGCTGGACGCGCTGCGCAAGCAGGGCAAGGTGGTGTTCGTCGACATGACCGCCGACTGGTGCGTGACCTGCAAGGCCAACGAGAAGGCCGTGCTGTCGGGGGATGAGTTCAAGCAAGCGATGCAGTCGGCCGGCGCGGTGCTGATGCGCGGCGACTGGACCAATGTCGATCCGCAGATCACCGCCTTCCTGCAGGCGCACAAGGCCGTTGGCGTGCCGCTGTACGTCGTGTTTCCCAAGAGCGGTGGCGAGGGCGAAGTGCTGCCCACCGTGCTGACCACGCCGATGGTGCGCGACGCCCTGCAGCGGGCCTCGGCACGGTGA
- the groL gene encoding chaperonin GroEL (60 kDa chaperone family; promotes refolding of misfolded polypeptides especially under stressful conditions; forms two stacked rings of heptamers to form a barrel-shaped 14mer; ends can be capped by GroES; misfolded proteins enter the barrel where they are refolded when GroES binds) — MAAKDIRFGEDARSRMVRGVNVLANAVKATLGPKGRNVVLEKSYGAPTITKDGVSVAKEIELADKFENMGAQMVKEVASKTSDNAGDGTTTATVLAQAFIREGMKAVAAGMNPMDLKRGIDKAVTAAVAELKNISKPTADDKAIAQVGTISANSDESIGNIIAEAMKKVGKEGVITVEEGSGLENELDVVEGMQFDRGYLSPYFINNQQSQSADLDDPFILLHDKKISNVRDLLPVLEGVAKAGKPLLIVAEEVEGEALATLVVNTIRGIVKVVAVKAPGFGDRRKAMLEDMAVLTGGTVISEEVGLSLEKATIKDLGRAKKVQVSKENTTIIDGAGDTAGIESRIKQIKAQIEETSSDYDREKLQERVAKLAGGVAVIKVGASTEIEMKEKKARVEDALHATRAAVEEGVVPGGGVALIRAKANIGEIKGINEDQNHGIQIALRAMEAPLREIVTNAGEEPSVIVNKVKDGSGNFGYNAANGEFGDMVEFGILDPTKVTRTALQNAASIAGLMITTEAMVAESPKKEEPAMPPGGGMGGMGGMDF; from the coding sequence ATGGCTGCCAAGGACATTCGTTTCGGTGAAGACGCCCGCTCGCGCATGGTGCGCGGCGTGAACGTGCTCGCCAATGCCGTCAAGGCCACCCTGGGCCCGAAGGGCCGCAACGTCGTGCTGGAGAAGAGCTACGGCGCCCCGACGATCACCAAGGACGGCGTGTCCGTCGCCAAGGAGATCGAACTGGCCGACAAGTTCGAGAACATGGGCGCGCAGATGGTCAAGGAAGTCGCTTCCAAGACCTCCGACAACGCCGGTGACGGCACCACCACCGCCACCGTGCTGGCCCAGGCCTTCATCCGCGAAGGCATGAAGGCCGTCGCCGCCGGCATGAACCCGATGGACCTCAAGCGCGGTATCGACAAGGCCGTGACCGCCGCCGTCGCCGAACTGAAGAACATCTCCAAGCCCACCGCCGACGACAAGGCCATCGCCCAGGTCGGCACGATCTCGGCCAACTCGGACGAGTCGATCGGCAACATTATCGCCGAGGCGATGAAGAAGGTCGGCAAGGAAGGCGTGATCACCGTCGAGGAAGGCTCGGGCCTGGAGAACGAGCTGGACGTGGTCGAGGGCATGCAGTTCGACCGCGGCTACCTCTCGCCTTACTTCATCAACAACCAGCAGAGCCAGTCGGCCGACCTGGACGACCCGTTCATCCTGCTGCACGACAAGAAGATCTCCAACGTGCGTGACCTGCTGCCCGTCCTCGAGGGCGTGGCCAAGGCCGGCAAGCCGCTGCTGATCGTGGCCGAGGAAGTCGAGGGCGAGGCCCTGGCGACCCTGGTGGTCAACACCATCCGCGGCATCGTCAAGGTCGTGGCCGTCAAGGCGCCGGGCTTCGGCGACCGTCGCAAGGCGATGCTGGAAGACATGGCCGTGCTGACCGGCGGCACCGTGATCTCCGAGGAAGTGGGCCTGTCGCTGGAGAAGGCCACGATCAAGGATCTGGGCCGCGCCAAGAAGGTGCAGGTCTCCAAGGAGAACACCACCATCATCGACGGCGCCGGCGACACCGCGGGCATCGAGTCGCGCATCAAGCAGATCAAGGCGCAGATCGAGGAGACCTCCTCGGACTACGACCGCGAGAAGCTGCAGGAACGCGTGGCCAAGCTGGCCGGCGGCGTGGCCGTGATCAAGGTCGGTGCCTCCACCGAGATCGAGATGAAGGAGAAGAAGGCCCGCGTCGAAGACGCCCTGCACGCCACGCGCGCTGCGGTGGAAGAAGGCGTGGTCCCGGGCGGCGGCGTCGCGCTGATCCGCGCCAAGGCCAACATCGGCGAGATCAAGGGCATCAACGAAGACCAGAACCACGGCATCCAGATCGCCCTGCGCGCCATGGAAGCCCCGCTGCGCGAGATCGTCACCAACGCCGGTGAAGAGCCCTCCGTGATCGTCAACAAGGTCAAGGACGGTTCGGGCAACTTCGGCTACAACGCCGCCAACGGCGAGTTCGGCGACATGGTCGAGTTCGGCATCCTGGATCCGACCAAGGTGACCCGCACCGCGCTGCAGAACGCCGCGTCCATCGCCGGCCTGATGATCACCACCGAAGCCATGGTGGCCGAGTCGCCGAAGAAGGAAGAGCCGGCGATGCCGCCGGGCGGTGGCATGGGTGGCATGGGCGGCATGGACTTCTAA
- a CDS encoding crosslink repair DNA glycosylase YcaQ family protein has protein sequence MPAPPRLEDLRRYAVARSLFTPTTLTGAIARLGFVQADPIRAPARAQDLILRHRVKDYRAGDLERRYARLRVEEDFLVNYGFLPRAHLALLHPRQARVAWDARTRQRAADVLAFVRERGAVHPRQVEQHFAHGRVRNYWGGSSNATTQLLDGLHYRGLLRVKRRDSGTRVYEAVDHAPADDAPAARAERAAALLDLVVRKYAPLPATSLAYLARLLGGGAPHLGDELRGALRLARERLAHVRIDGTDWYWPADEHPLARRYRLDERLRLLAPFDPIVWDRRRFSLFWDWTYKFEAYTPAARRQFGYYALPMLWRGQVIGWANLTWREGQLQAATGYAAGAAPSDAAFGEALDEELASMRQFLAAG, from the coding sequence ATGCCCGCCCCGCCCCGACTGGAAGACCTGCGCCGCTACGCGGTCGCGCGCAGCCTGTTCACCCCGACCACGCTCACCGGCGCGATCGCGCGGCTGGGCTTCGTCCAGGCCGACCCGATCCGCGCCCCGGCACGCGCGCAGGACCTGATCCTGCGCCACCGGGTCAAGGACTACCGCGCCGGCGACCTGGAGCGCCGCTACGCGCGGCTGCGGGTCGAGGAAGACTTCCTGGTCAACTACGGCTTCCTGCCACGCGCGCATCTGGCGCTGCTGCATCCGCGCCAGGCGCGGGTGGCCTGGGACGCGCGCACCCGGCAACGCGCCGCGGACGTGCTGGCGTTCGTCCGCGAGCGCGGCGCGGTCCATCCGCGCCAGGTCGAGCAGCATTTCGCCCATGGCCGCGTGCGCAACTACTGGGGCGGCTCGAGCAATGCCACCACCCAGCTGCTCGACGGCCTGCACTACCGTGGCCTGCTGCGGGTCAAGCGGCGCGACAGCGGCACCCGCGTATACGAGGCAGTGGACCATGCGCCGGCCGATGATGCCCCGGCCGCCCGCGCCGAACGCGCGGCAGCGCTGCTCGACCTGGTGGTGCGCAAGTACGCGCCGCTGCCCGCCACCAGCCTGGCCTATCTGGCGCGCCTGCTCGGCGGCGGCGCGCCGCACCTGGGCGACGAACTGCGCGGCGCCCTGCGCCTGGCGCGCGAGCGCCTAGCCCATGTGCGCATCGACGGCACCGACTGGTACTGGCCGGCCGACGAACATCCGCTCGCGCGCCGCTATCGCCTCGACGAGCGGCTGCGACTGCTGGCGCCCTTCGACCCCATAGTCTGGGACCGGCGCCGCTTCAGCCTGTTCTGGGACTGGACCTACAAGTTCGAGGCCTACACCCCCGCGGCCCGGCGCCAGTTCGGCTACTACGCCTTGCCGATGCTCTGGCGCGGGCAGGTGATCGGCTGGGCGAACCTGACCTGGCGCGAGGGCCAGCTGCAGGCCGCAACCGGCTATGCGGCGGGCGCGGCACCCAGCGACGCGGCCTTCGGCGAGGCGCTGGACGAGGAACTGGCGAGCATGCGGCAGTTCCTCGCAGCGGGCTGA
- a CDS encoding 3-deoxy-7-phosphoheptulonate synthase: MAPLTSDLRIRKIEPLHTPAELMAEFPCDDLASATVAAARAALHEILHGRDDRLAVVIGPCSIHDPVAAMDYARRLRPLRDALGEDLEIIMRVYFEKPRTTVGWKGLINDPRLDGSFRINEGLATARGLLRDINLLGLPAGCEYLDVISPQYISDLVAWGAIGARTTESQIHREMASGLSCPVGFKNGTGGDVKIAVDAVGAASHPHHFLAVTKEGQSAIASTTGNPDCHVILRGGKVPNFDAASVQAASQVLEGNGLAPRLMIDASHANSGKKPENQPRVVEDLVAQLAAGEERIVGVMVESHLVAGRQDLIEGQPLTYGQSITDGCIGWEDSVAVLERLAAGVRARRARRIAQAA, translated from the coding sequence ATGGCCCCGCTCACTTCCGACCTGCGCATCCGCAAGATCGAGCCGCTGCATACCCCGGCCGAGCTGATGGCGGAGTTCCCCTGCGACGATCTCGCCTCGGCGACCGTCGCCGCCGCGCGTGCGGCGCTGCACGAGATCCTGCACGGCCGAGACGACCGCCTGGCGGTGGTGATCGGCCCGTGCTCGATCCACGATCCGGTCGCGGCCATGGACTACGCGCGCCGGCTGCGCCCGCTGCGCGATGCGCTGGGCGAGGACCTGGAGATCATCATGCGCGTGTACTTCGAGAAGCCGCGCACCACGGTGGGCTGGAAGGGTTTGATCAACGATCCGCGCTTGGACGGCAGCTTTCGCATCAACGAAGGCCTGGCCACCGCGCGCGGCCTGCTGCGCGACATCAACCTGCTCGGCCTGCCCGCGGGCTGCGAGTACCTGGACGTGATCTCGCCGCAGTACATCTCCGACCTGGTGGCCTGGGGCGCGATCGGCGCGCGCACCACCGAGAGCCAGATCCATCGCGAGATGGCCAGCGGCCTGTCGTGCCCGGTGGGCTTCAAGAACGGCACCGGCGGTGACGTGAAGATCGCGGTGGATGCGGTCGGCGCGGCCTCGCATCCGCATCATTTCCTGGCCGTGACCAAGGAGGGCCAGTCGGCGATCGCCTCGACCACCGGCAATCCGGACTGCCACGTGATCCTGCGCGGCGGCAAGGTGCCCAACTTCGACGCGGCCAGCGTGCAGGCGGCCAGCCAGGTGCTGGAAGGCAACGGGCTGGCGCCGCGCCTGATGATCGATGCCAGCCACGCCAACAGCGGCAAGAAGCCGGAGAACCAGCCCAGGGTGGTCGAGGATCTGGTCGCCCAGCTGGCCGCTGGCGAGGAGCGCATCGTCGGGGTGATGGTCGAGAGCCATCTGGTCGCCGGCCGCCAGGACCTGATCGAGGGCCAGCCGCTGACCTACGGTCAGAGCATCACCGACGGCTGCATCGGCTGGGAGGATTCGGTGGCCGTGCTCGAACGCCTGGCCGCCGGCGTGCGGGCACGCCGCGCCCGCCGGATCGCGCAGGCCGCCTGA
- the groES gene encoding co-chaperone GroES, producing the protein MSNIKPLFDRVVIKRMEEEKLSAGGIVIPDSATEKPIKGEVVAVGAGKILDNGSVRAPQVKVGDKVLFGKYSGTEVKLDGTEYLVVKEDDIFATIG; encoded by the coding sequence ATGAGCAACATCAAGCCGCTGTTCGACCGCGTGGTCATCAAGCGTATGGAAGAAGAAAAGCTGTCCGCGGGCGGCATCGTGATCCCCGACTCGGCCACCGAGAAGCCGATCAAGGGTGAGGTCGTCGCCGTCGGCGCCGGCAAGATCCTGGACAACGGTTCGGTGCGCGCCCCGCAGGTCAAGGTCGGCGACAAGGTCCTGTTCGGCAAGTACAGCGGCACGGAAGTGAAGCTGGACGGCACCGAGTACCTGGTGGTGAAGGAAGACGACATCTTCGCGACCATCGGCTAA
- a CDS encoding helix-turn-helix transcriptional regulator — translation MVTKVSGWRSPRRGLMDAPERVRMARRLAGLSQSQLAESVGVQRSAVSHWESPKGKSPSVSHLREVALATGTQFEWLATGRGAMTLSRDVELDSIATAEAILVEDPLEFRLVRAFREAPLKARLSLLEVMETLALQRTGRPRTRAPGRPGGDARGG, via the coding sequence ATGGTCACAAAAGTTTCTGGATGGCGATCGCCACGGAGAGGTTTGATGGATGCACCCGAGCGAGTCCGCATGGCGCGGCGCCTTGCCGGTCTTTCGCAGAGTCAGTTGGCAGAATCGGTCGGGGTGCAGCGTAGCGCCGTGAGCCATTGGGAGTCCCCCAAGGGCAAGAGTCCCAGCGTCTCGCACCTGCGCGAAGTGGCGCTGGCGACCGGCACGCAGTTCGAGTGGCTGGCCACCGGCCGCGGCGCGATGACGCTCTCGCGCGATGTGGAACTGGATTCGATCGCCACCGCCGAGGCCATCCTGGTCGAGGATCCCCTGGAGTTCCGCCTGGTCCGCGCCTTCCGCGAGGCGCCGCTGAAGGCGCGCCTGTCGCTGCTGGAAGTGATGGAGACCCTGGCCCTGCAGCGCACCGGGCGTCCGCGCACGCGCGCGCCCGGCCGCCCGGGCGGCGACGCGCGCGGCGGCTGA